The Oncorhynchus clarkii lewisi isolate Uvic-CL-2024 chromosome 12, UVic_Ocla_1.0, whole genome shotgun sequence genome segment GCCGTCAGACCAGCAGCACTGCTGCCTTTACCTGAGGTATACacctgacagaggaagagagagagagagagggaagatacgGGTTAGCGCTTTCGATATGGGTCACTAGCATGCTGATAAATTAAATTGTCAGCAAATGAAACTTCTGGAATCCATCCTTGTAATTCTGGTCTAAATCTATGTTGAGGGAGTGTCATGATTGcgctgaaatatatatatatttttttcaattaatcttggaatatacacacacatatatgaaaTAATATATTAATTCATTCATCAAGCCCATCCTTACCCCAATGGGAGAGCACCTCTCCACAAACTTGAGCAGCTGAGACTTAGCAGTACCGGGGTCTCCCAGCATTAGCAAGTTGATGTCTCCTCTACGGGTCAGCCCGTCAGGCAGCCTGAGACAGGTAAGGTcattacacatacacactggagagaaatgTACGCACATCAAAAATCTATTAAAATTCCACATGTCATTTCCAATGTTTATGACTCACCTCTTCCTGGAGCCGCCGAACAGCAGGCAGGCGATGGCCTTTTTCAGGTCATCACTGCCGTAGATGGAAGGAGCGAGGGAACGGGCGAGGGAGCCGTAGACGTCGGGGGAGGAGGCCAACGCTCTCAGCTCCTCTTCTTCCTGTGGGGAGACTGACCCCGTGGCCCCGCGACCTGAGAGAAAAAGATAGCATTATATCTATAACACTATCCCACATAGGACATAATGTTGGATAAGTAATCTAACCTCTAGTAGCCTTATCGTGCCTACCTGCTCCCTCTGTGTCCTGCTGAATGCCCACCACACGGAGGTAGGAGGAGCGGATGCCCACGCCTGCACTTTTATCTCTGCCCTTGCCCTTAGCTTGGGCCACCTTCTTGATTGAGTAGATCCCCATGATGGTCACTCTGTTCCCAGGGACCACACGGTCACACAGGTACCTGAGGGGAGGCAGAACATGAGCTGTAATGTGGTATGTACTCGTCGGTCTCACTttgcactgtgtgtatatatcgGCATGTGTTAATTGTATTTAATTGAGAATATTGAGGCACACAgacaatgctgtgtgtgtgtgttacctgtcacaGTAGAGCTGCAGGTGGCGGGGCATCTCTCCGTGTGGCACAGCATCTGGAGACTCCTGCAAACGGAGGGTCTGGAAGTCCACACAGACACAACGGTCTGGAATTATGAAGTAGGGATCTATAGGACACCtcaccctgcctgcctgctcactgagagagagatgtttaagAATGAAATCACACACAATGATAAAGCAGATGATTTTACACACACAATGACTTTATGCATTTTGTCCATGCACTGGAGTGTGCACACAAACACTCAACAACTCAGAGGGTTGCACTCACGTGTTGCACTTTCGGGGAAGAGCGTAGCCCTGCAGGCCTGGGGGCAGGGAGATGTTACTGATGACAGAGCGACAGCCACGACACTGCAAACACACTCTGGTGGCCTTGGCCCTCACAGCCGTGGCAGAGATGACGATCCCAGGGACCTTCACCAGCCTGGACACCTGCTCCGActaccagagagaaagagatggagagttCAGAGTCATGGCATGTTACATGGATGGAGAATTGAGGGAATCTTTCATGACACCTTCTACATGAACCAACTGAAAGCTGAAAGGCCCAGCATTGTATCCTCAGAGAGTCTCTTACCTTGAGGTTGCGGATGGAGGCAGGATGGGCGTCACTCTTCAGCATGACCTGGATTTCCTGcactgtctcctctcccagggGCCTGGGACGGGTCACCTCGTCAGCCACCTCCTGGGCAGCCTCCTCCAGCTGCCAATCATAATGTCAGGGCTCAGTTTAAAGGGATAATTTTCAGATATAATTATTTGCCAAATAGAATATAAGATCAGTATGATACGATCAGCAACAGAAAATATAGGAATCCATCTAATCCATTAATTATTCAGCCTGCAATTTCTGCAATTAAAACTCCTCAAATTATTTGTCTGTTATTAGTCTATTCAATCTTCTCACCAGCGGCAGGTTCTCAGAGGGCAGCTTGTGCAGGCAGTCTGACAGGTCCTCGTCAAAGCTGGCCAGGTCTTCCATCTCCACCTCCACCCAGTACTCCCCCAGGGTGTAGTGTCTCTTAAGGTCATCTCTACACAGCAGAACACATGTCAACAATACAATATGAACAATAAGATAAATATCTCAAAACAGAATGCGAATATAATCATAAGGCAAATAAAAACGAACTACAAACTCAATCACAGGACCTTGAAGAGTCAAACTTTATTCCTTCAAGACCATTGTGGTGATCAGTggtagttagttagctaacgttacagtaACTGGCTAACTGTTAGCTAACTAACTGGCTAGCTAACTTAACGTTGGGTATCTGTGGAACATCACACCAACCGGCGGTAGCCATCGAAAATGACTTCGTGGCACTTAATACAATCTCGATCTTACCTGTATTTATAGGTGAAACCGGTGCGATCGGTCCCAACTCTGAACTGCCGAAGAAATTCACGGAATCGTTTCTTGATCTGGCTCCGTTTCACTCCACCTTCATCCCCTAGTCCATCTCCACCGCCGAAGCTGTCACTGTAATAAACTCCCGGGTCGTCGAAACCAGACATAATGCACCGATTATATCTACAAAGTGCTAAAAATTAAGTATGCGTGCGCAAAGTGCAATAATCCTAAAAGCAAAACACTTTTTGGCGATCGACGCCAATGACCTTCTGTGAACAACGAATTCCACGCAAACTCTTTCGCGGCAAAAAATATCGTCACTTACCGGCGAGGTCTAACAGTGACGCTTTGCCATTGGGAGATATGATCGACTAGTGATAATGATTGGCTGAATACATTGCAGGAGGCGTATCCTGATTGTAGAAGGGTGGGACTTGCAAGAGTTTGTGGCGGGAAAAGAAcggggataaaaaataaaataaaaacatacgACCAAGCCAGGGACATTACATTGTGGTGGCTCTACAACAAACTGAAACAACAACCCTGTTCGTTGCGTTTACAAAGTTACTGTTGATGCAAGCACACGTTTATTGTTCGAAATAAAAGCAATACTTTAAAATATCTTCTAGCTTACCCAGTATTACAACCATATCTAGCTAGCTCCATTGGAAAATACCAACGTTTGTTAACAAAAGTATTTTATTCATTCAATTgcaacacaaaacacaaataGTATTGACCGCAATTGAGCTTAATCTGTAATACATTACCCTGTATGTAATAAATTATCATTGTCGCACTGTCATTCATAGGCCTCCTGTGTAACCTGTAACCGCAGTCCAAACTCTGCAAGCTCCTTGTCTTTTTAACTTTCTTATTGGCAGCAAAATTATCCACGAGTTCTTCTATTTAAGGCAGAACTCCATGcttcctgcctgtctgtatgaAAGCATCCACAGCGTGGTCAATGTCCTGGTCAGTGTGGGCCGCTGAGATCTGAACCCGGATTCTGGCTTTGCCCTTTGGTACCACTGGGTAGGAGAACCCAATCACATACACTCCTGTGGGAGACAGAATAATGGGTACTTGTAGTAGATAGACATAACACTGAATACTACAGTTCTTCAAGAAAGGGCAGATTGGAGGCCTGATTCAAATTAATATTTTTTTCCAGCTCTTGTATTCAAGCGGTGTAGTTTGCAGCTAATAACCTATTAGGTCTCTGATTGTTGAATACAAAATATCAtgagtatctctgtctccctttaCAGGTTGATGTGTCAGGACACAAACATGTGtagttttgtcaaacaacacaatgccacagagttCTCCATTTGAGGGAACATGCAAACAGCATGCAAGAAGGTCCACCAGAGCTCTAGCCAGATAATCATTGGGCCTAGCTCCCAAGCGGACctttgccctcccaggcccaaccatggttgcgcccctgcccagtcatgtgatatccatagattagggcctaattacatttatttcatgaattgtaactcagtaaaattattGAAATGGTCAATTATGTTTTAGTTCAGTATAGTTTAGATACCATGCAGAATAGATTTACAGATCAAAATGCAGTATTTCAGAGAACCAAACATTGGCCTAGTTTATGCTTCACAACGCATTTCTAAATTGCCTCTTCCATACTTTGGTTTTAGGCACGTtcgttttttaaaatgttgaacTTGGGATATCAATTCC includes the following:
- the LOC139422273 gene encoding DNA replication licensing factor mcm5-like; translation: MSGFDDPGVYYSDSFGGGDGLGDEGGVKRSQIKKRFREFLRQFRVGTDRTGFTYKYRDDLKRHYTLGEYWVEVEMEDLASFDEDLSDCLHKLPSENLPLLEEAAQEVADEVTRPRPLGEETVQEIQVMLKSDAHPASIRNLKSEQVSRLVKVPGIVISATAVRAKATRVCLQCRGCRSVISNISLPPGLQGYALPRKCNTEQAGRVRCPIDPYFIIPDRCVCVDFQTLRLQESPDAVPHGEMPRHLQLYCDRYLCDRVVPGNRVTIMGIYSIKKVAQAKGKGRDKSAGVGIRSSYLRVVGIQQDTEGAGRGATGSVSPQEEEELRALASSPDVYGSLARSLAPSIYGSDDLKKAIACLLFGGSRKRLPDGLTRRGDINLLMLGDPGTAKSQLLKFVERCSPIGVYTSGKGSSAAGLTASVLRDPVTRGFIMEGGAMVLADGGVVCIDEFDKMREDDRVAIHEAMEQQTISIAKAGITTTLNSRCSVLAAANSVFGRWDDTKGEDNIDFMPTILSRFDMIFIIKDIHDHQRDMTLARHVMNVHLSAHTQTEGVEGEITLATLKKYIAYARTKCGPRLSAGAAEKLKNRYVVMRSGAREHERESDRRASIPITVRQLEAVVRISESLAKMKLQAVAGEEEVDEALRLFQVSTLDAALSGSLSGVEGFTTQEDQEMISRVEKQLKRRFAIGSQVSEHSIVQDFTKQKYPEQAIYKVLHLMMRRGELQHRMQRKVLYRVK